In the Acyrthosiphon pisum isolate AL4f unplaced genomic scaffold, pea_aphid_22Mar2018_4r6ur Scaffold_5;HRSCAF=24, whole genome shotgun sequence genome, acGTAGATGCGAATTATAAAAttcacattattaataaatacaactttCGTCATCATCACTTaccgtcgtcgtcatcgtcatcgtATGTTATGGATattggatatataatattatatatatataaacaggtatatgaatatgataatatgatattttagtatttcagTAACTATCACCATTGTCACAAACGCATATGatcaagttacataatattttgaatttaatcgtcgtcgtataatatgatacattttgtagctattgtatttatatatggaTAGGCTATGATATGTCTATAGtacttttataattgtaaaatacaaatttcacaATCATTACACATCAatcgtattaaatttatattctatgtacatgtatataatataatattatactataattattatagtatatataggtgaTCTGTACCTGTCTTCTACAAgcgtataaattatatgttgaGGGGTGGGAAGTATGGTTGTGGATGGGTTATTATTGGTGTAGTTGGTGTTGGTGCCGATGGTGATTGTTAAAATATAGTGTACAAGTGTATAAGAGGTTAGTGTAATTGTACAAGTGCTCgagttataagttttttttatacatgtatacagtGGATTAACGATAATTAggctcatattatattgtaatttgtaacacactttaatttaatagtaaattacaaTTCTGTTAGAAACTCAAACGGTTAActtattttgcataaaataggataaaataaaccaaatttgagatgattttgtttttcgtttatcTGCGAATTTAAAAAATGGCAGACTTACATGTTTTTTACACGTTAgcgttatattgtttaatattttgtgttcaaattacatttttatttatttaaatcgtattaatttttttatgatttattccgttgaaattctaattattgaaattccactgtatatgtatattatatttattatttgtgagtATAAAATACTGTGAATTGCGTGCCGTACATAAAgtggtatttaatatatatatataaactatatactgtaaatatattttactatagtaattTCTAAATCACATATATGAGTGGTAGAAACTTTCCGCTttctgtataatacatatatatcggATCACTACAACACTACTCATCACTTTAACGTTAACTATCACTGTATCAAACATCTCAGACTCtgctataaaacattttattcacaatGATTTCCAAACTGTATACGGTAATCATTACGcaatttgtacattataattgatatatcgATTTGACCCTGCATTAAAGTCTCAACCGAAACATCAATCGCTTTTTCATCCTTTTCGTTCTCTACCACTGTAAATTATACTGCTGTATACCACTTTGGCAGtctaaaaaatacttcaatacGGTGATACCACTCATGTCCACTCTCGTGCTTTCTCACTATGTAAAATGTgcattaaaatagtatacatttgtatattatacctatatctcttatatacacattttaataataattacacgatATATCGTAAATCGCTGCAAGCTTACCTTGTTTCCGATCGATCCCGATTTCGAAGACGAAGAGGATTGGGGCAACACTGGAGACAGGAATTGTGCATTCTGCTGCCGGTTGCGTTGATCAAGGTTGCTCAGCAAGCGGGTCTTAAAGTCGATCACCTGATTGATTTTCTGCAGACgcgtaataataaacaaataaaacgatACGATCAGTTTTCATTACAATATGTCAAGGAACGAATGCAAACGATATGATGTGGGCCGGGTCTGTACAAGAATGGCGCAGCTagaaattgtataggtaggagaaatagtattatataataagcgtTTTTATACGGAAATCTGTGTTCTATTTTCATTCATTTCATACGAaactttgtaattaaatattgctgcattataatttatggtttcaGTTAATGTCATAGAGTGCTTtggatatttcatttttatctatACACTAGCTACGTCGCTAATTTGACGAATGCGCATGAgcatcatagatatattatcgTACCTGGAATAAAAAGTTAAGCAGCACCGCCTTCACGCCCAAAGCGGTGGCCGCCTTCACCGTCACTTTGGCCACCTTATGGACGGCTTTCAGTCCAACGAGACTGACGCCCAATGCCTTTGAGCCCAATCCGACAGCTTTGGCTCCGAACTTGGCCCCGGCCACCAGCTTGGCGCCGGTGCCCAACGCGACTTTGACCGGCAACACAATGAGCGGCTTGAGTTTGAGCAACGTCCTTTTTTTCCTGACCACCACGGCCCTTCCTTCGGCCTCTGCTGGTACGTCAGCGTGGACGGCTGAAACGCCTTGCCAACTGCTTGGCACTAACGGGGAAGCGGCAGCATCAGTCGATGCGGCGGACGACGCGGGACGTATGGCGGACGACCGGGCGCCGGATGGCAAACTGGCGGCTACCGCTACCAACAGCAGTAGAGTGGCCGTCAAGACGGAACACCGTCGAACCGATGTCGTCGAGGTCTGTAAAGGTGTCATTTCGGTT is a window encoding:
- the LOC100569623 gene encoding uncharacterized protein LOC100569623 → MTPLQTSTTSVRRCSVLTATLLLLVAVAASLPSGARSSAIRPASSAASTDAAASPLVPSSWQGVSAVHADVPAEAEGRAVVVRKKRTLLKLKPLIVLPVKVALGTGAKLVAGAKFGAKAVGLGSKALGVSLVGLKAVHKVAKVTVKAATALGVKAVLLNFLFQKINQVIDFKTRLLSNLDQRNRQQNAQFLSPVLPQSSSSSKSGSIGNKDNATSNVVGAAASVDASVPAPGLRGSP